One stretch of Alcaligenes faecalis DNA includes these proteins:
- the tssA gene encoding type VI secretion system protein TssA, translating into MVEGIQEQWQPAWILAPETAHYGDNLEYEADFLALMQALQVQGEQQFGQTIIPAQVPDWTRIVRLVQDLLDRSADIRLLVVLAQARLQTGGLPALVEVCDWLLNALQQGWEHVHPRLHEDDELDPLPRVNALAGLSAIDGLGRLMREAPVVSLGHRQLNLREVGYVLDGSQKDTGLPGRDRLVEELRRAFAAGQNQTVALSRLRQFRQELEALVHRYLDAEWSVRLDGAWDTVEAACAVLDAATSLSIPSAPEPVQASHSTSPVSPQPANQAAPVMGLAGWQNLHVSSREEVVLLLDKLVAYFEQHEPSHPAPLLLRRAQQLVPMGFHELIRDLAPGAWDQIQVFMPRSEVATAAS; encoded by the coding sequence ATGGTCGAAGGCATACAGGAGCAGTGGCAGCCAGCCTGGATTTTGGCTCCCGAAACCGCCCATTACGGCGACAACCTGGAATACGAAGCGGACTTTCTGGCTTTGATGCAGGCTCTGCAAGTGCAGGGTGAGCAGCAGTTTGGCCAAACCATCATTCCGGCCCAGGTTCCGGACTGGACGCGCATCGTCCGTCTGGTGCAGGACTTGCTGGATCGCTCGGCGGATATTCGCTTGCTGGTGGTGCTGGCTCAGGCGCGTTTGCAGACAGGCGGGCTGCCCGCTTTGGTGGAGGTGTGCGACTGGCTGTTAAATGCCTTGCAACAAGGCTGGGAGCACGTCCACCCACGTCTGCATGAAGACGACGAACTGGACCCCTTGCCACGCGTCAATGCGCTGGCCGGGCTGTCGGCCATTGATGGTCTGGGTCGCCTGATGCGTGAAGCCCCCGTGGTCAGCCTGGGGCATCGCCAACTGAATTTACGTGAAGTCGGCTACGTGCTGGATGGCAGCCAGAAAGACACCGGTTTGCCCGGTCGGGATCGACTGGTCGAAGAGCTGCGCCGCGCCTTTGCCGCAGGCCAGAACCAGACCGTGGCCTTGAGTCGTTTGCGCCAGTTCCGCCAGGAACTGGAGGCCTTGGTGCACCGCTATCTGGATGCCGAATGGTCCGTGCGTCTGGATGGGGCCTGGGACACCGTGGAGGCCGCCTGCGCAGTGCTGGATGCGGCGACGTCACTATCTATCCCTTCTGCCCCCGAACCTGTGCAGGCCAGCCATTCCACCAGTCCTGTGTCGCCGCAGCCTGCCAATCAGGCCGCCCCGGTGATGGGCTTGGCAGGCTGGCAGAACCTGCATGTTTCATCCCGCGAAGAGGTGGTGCTGTTGCTGGACAAGCTGGTGGCGTATTTCGAGCAGCACGAGCCCAGCCATCCTGCCCCTTTGCTGTTGCGTCGCGCCCAGCAACTGGTGCCCATGGGTTTTCACGAGCTGATTCGTGACCTGGCACCCGGCGCCTGGGATCAGATCCAGGTTTTCATGCCTCGATCCGAAGTGGCAACAGCCGCTTCTTAA
- a CDS encoding DUF2169 family type VI secretion system accessory protein — MRIVKPLRLGILARPWSWRGQHALSVSVQAWCSMDAPHGLSTDARMWQSVSGLIQDDDVLDLALPKPCAEFLVSGHACAPGGEALSQLAVQARVGPIEKQLAVFGQRQWRQGRPGEAEPFTRVPLDGSRSWGGPQYPDNPAGMGMEAAIPGEPLCLPQVEPWEGRLYRSGQQGRPAGLGPVSPLRPRRFRLAGRYDPAWQQGDPGMMLDSLDPHFFNAAEPDQWWREQSSWPADSSWELHHLHAQRPQWSGSLPQWEAICWYQDRRLPGLQKLELRHTTVWFFPDLGHMLLLYQGSVPVQDAQAQDVNLLMPALEPLGMPRGRGHYEQVLRLRSEGDQAGLFALRDQDLLPADCCAPLDDFQTRSDDPLSLTMRMRLERWAQDAAHEHPAWQNELFSLAQAGPPKPMDVDRTDWVQEVRQANRQQWDARQQMEEGMEKVRDLQRESPFQDQASTRVTARDTQRMLHELDATTSDQAPVSGLLSKPMEEARRAMQTYAPAPPAASDLRQQRLRRRVELILAGTRNLSGLDLSGLHLQDFDFSGVRCVGTCFNDAVLQQGRFAGADCSGATFVRARLEQIQFDQSQLDDVDFSAAVLQSVQFRQVQAARWQPRESSWQDVLFQQCHLQEQEWLDVDLLRCTFEASHLQGVQYLMRSRLSDLSYLDCQLQQCAWLDCDLRGLSLKGSSLEDTSWLLGLLDGVVDCRDSTWRQSVVSGLAMPGSDWRGARLEESNLRGLDLSQSCFEQAQLIRCDLSGANLQGSQWTQARLSDCILIETDFSQAILNKVDMSNSLAGGANVQGTMLDTVNFFRADLMGLQTDARTRSRNLYLRTARCDPAGGQA; from the coding sequence ATGCGCATCGTAAAACCCTTGCGCTTGGGTATTCTGGCGCGCCCCTGGAGCTGGCGCGGACAACACGCGCTAAGCGTGTCGGTACAGGCTTGGTGCTCCATGGATGCCCCGCATGGCTTGAGCACCGATGCACGCATGTGGCAAAGTGTATCCGGTCTGATACAGGACGACGATGTGCTGGACCTGGCCTTGCCCAAACCTTGTGCAGAGTTTCTGGTCTCTGGCCACGCCTGCGCGCCGGGCGGCGAGGCGCTCTCCCAACTGGCCGTACAAGCGCGCGTCGGCCCGATAGAAAAGCAACTGGCGGTATTTGGGCAACGGCAGTGGCGACAAGGCAGGCCGGGCGAGGCAGAGCCTTTTACCCGCGTGCCTTTGGATGGCAGCCGTAGCTGGGGCGGGCCACAGTATCCCGACAACCCTGCCGGTATGGGAATGGAAGCAGCCATTCCGGGCGAGCCGCTTTGCTTGCCACAGGTAGAGCCTTGGGAAGGGCGTCTGTATCGTTCGGGACAGCAGGGGCGTCCAGCAGGTTTGGGGCCTGTGTCGCCTTTGCGACCACGCCGCTTTCGTTTGGCGGGTCGATACGATCCCGCCTGGCAGCAAGGCGATCCCGGCATGATGCTGGACAGTCTGGACCCGCATTTTTTCAATGCTGCCGAACCGGATCAGTGGTGGCGTGAACAAAGCTCTTGGCCCGCAGACAGTTCCTGGGAACTGCACCATTTACACGCCCAACGGCCACAGTGGAGCGGCAGCTTGCCGCAGTGGGAGGCGATCTGCTGGTATCAGGATCGTCGTCTACCCGGCCTGCAAAAGCTGGAGCTACGGCACACCACCGTCTGGTTCTTCCCTGATTTGGGCCACATGCTCTTGCTGTATCAAGGAAGCGTGCCGGTCCAGGACGCGCAGGCACAAGATGTGAATTTGCTGATGCCTGCCCTGGAGCCTTTGGGGATGCCACGTGGTCGGGGGCATTACGAGCAAGTGCTGCGCTTGCGTAGTGAAGGCGATCAGGCCGGGTTATTTGCCTTGCGCGACCAGGATTTGCTACCCGCTGACTGCTGCGCGCCTTTGGATGATTTTCAGACCCGTTCAGACGACCCTTTGTCCTTGACCATGCGGATGCGCCTGGAGCGATGGGCGCAGGACGCGGCACACGAACACCCGGCTTGGCAGAACGAGCTGTTTTCCCTGGCGCAGGCTGGGCCTCCCAAGCCTATGGATGTGGACCGGACGGATTGGGTACAGGAAGTGCGCCAAGCCAATCGCCAGCAATGGGATGCGCGTCAGCAGATGGAAGAGGGCATGGAGAAAGTGCGGGATTTGCAGCGTGAATCTCCCTTTCAGGATCAGGCCAGCACCCGTGTTACGGCTCGCGATACGCAGCGCATGCTGCACGAGCTGGATGCAACGACCAGCGACCAGGCACCTGTGTCCGGCTTGCTATCCAAGCCCATGGAAGAGGCCAGACGCGCGATGCAAACCTATGCCCCTGCACCGCCTGCTGCTTCCGACCTGCGTCAGCAGCGGCTGCGCAGGCGCGTGGAATTGATCCTGGCCGGAACCCGCAATTTGTCGGGCCTGGATTTGAGCGGTCTGCATTTGCAGGACTTCGATTTCTCCGGGGTGCGCTGTGTCGGCACCTGCTTTAACGATGCGGTTCTACAGCAAGGCAGGTTTGCTGGAGCAGACTGCTCTGGAGCCACTTTTGTGCGGGCGCGACTGGAGCAGATTCAATTCGATCAATCCCAACTGGACGATGTGGATTTCAGTGCAGCCGTGCTGCAATCCGTGCAGTTTCGTCAGGTGCAGGCAGCCCGATGGCAGCCGCGTGAGTCCAGTTGGCAGGATGTCTTGTTTCAGCAGTGCCATTTGCAGGAGCAGGAGTGGCTGGATGTGGACCTGCTGCGCTGCACCTTTGAAGCCTCGCACTTGCAGGGTGTGCAGTATTTGATGCGCTCTCGCTTGTCCGACTTGTCTTATCTGGATTGCCAGTTGCAGCAATGCGCCTGGCTGGACTGTGATCTGCGGGGGCTGTCCTTGAAGGGCTCCAGTCTGGAGGACACGTCCTGGCTGCTAGGTCTGTTGGACGGCGTGGTCGATTGCCGTGACAGCACCTGGCGTCAAAGTGTGGTGTCCGGTTTGGCCATGCCGGGGTCGGACTGGCGTGGTGCTCGCCTGGAAGAAAGCAATTTGCGTGGGCTGGATCTGTCGCAATCCTGTTTTGAGCAGGCCCAGCTGATTCGCTGCGATTTATCCGGTGCCAATCTTCAGGGCTCGCAGTGGACGCAGGCCCGCCTAAGCGATTGCATCCTGATTGAGACCGACTTTAGTCAGGCCATCTTGAACAAGGTGGATATGAGCAATAGCCTGGCCGGGGGCGCGAATGTTCAGGGCACGATGCTGGATACCGTGAACTTCTTTCGTGCTGATCTGATGGGCTTGCAAACGGATGCACGTACTCGTAGCCGCAATCTGTATCTGCGCACGGCACGCTGCGACCCTGCCGGGGGGCAAGCCTGA
- a CDS encoding DUF4150 domain-containing protein yields MFANCQRGGMDIAFPDICKTPPALLPIPYPNFATGLMGIPNAWNILLQGGPAHNLLTTIPLSNGDNPGVALGLISQTVMSRSRSISCVPNVLWKGIPATRLTSLSMQNTVNTVGMRVVPSQFKVLLLGGGGAGGGAGKGGKGVSGSGPEAARKAAAREAKRAQLKRNRRRGAQREREVEAELKQEGHEVMGTQVSAKTPLTRRVIDILIKDKNTGKIRAVEVKSGGARRSATQKAKDKAMESKGAELIGKNAPKQPLPKNIRIPTEVRH; encoded by the coding sequence ATGTTTGCCAACTGCCAACGGGGCGGCATGGATATTGCCTTTCCCGACATCTGCAAGACACCACCGGCTCTGTTGCCGATTCCTTACCCGAATTTCGCGACGGGACTGATGGGCATTCCCAATGCCTGGAACATCCTGTTGCAGGGCGGCCCTGCCCATAATTTGCTCACGACGATACCCTTGAGTAATGGTGACAATCCGGGCGTGGCCTTGGGCTTGATCTCGCAAACCGTAATGTCGCGCTCGCGCTCCATTTCCTGCGTGCCCAATGTACTGTGGAAGGGAATTCCGGCGACTCGCCTGACCAGTCTCAGCATGCAAAATACCGTCAACACGGTAGGCATGCGGGTGGTGCCCAGCCAGTTCAAAGTGCTGTTGCTGGGTGGCGGTGGTGCCGGGGGCGGAGCCGGTAAAGGCGGCAAGGGTGTGTCGGGTAGCGGGCCGGAGGCGGCGCGCAAGGCGGCAGCCCGCGAAGCCAAGCGGGCGCAGCTTAAACGCAATCGGCGTCGGGGTGCGCAGCGCGAGCGCGAGGTAGAGGCCGAGCTGAAGCAGGAAGGCCACGAGGTAATGGGCACGCAGGTGTCTGCAAAAACACCATTGACCCGCCGTGTGATCGATATACTGATCAAGGACAAGAACACGGGCAAAATCCGGGCGGTCGAAGTCAAGAGCGGGGGAGCGCGCCGCTCCGCAACCCAGAAGGCCAAGGACAAGGCGATGGAGAGCAAGGGCGCAGAGTTGATTGGCAAGAATGCGCCCAAGCAGCCACTTCCCAAGAACATACGCATACCTACGGAGGTACGACATTGA
- a CDS encoding pentapeptide repeat-containing protein: MDAHALRLRIRQGEPLLGLDFSDLYLPPGDYSGAVFISCRLPRVQALGVNLAGSRFHQCDLSGAVLDATVLDGCAFMECLLAGLSCKHVQASEVMWQDCDLQGAIWQGGAWSDTHWAECVLQAGNFDQALLQRCTWTGCRAGDLSLQSTRLEDVVVTEMDWRGSVLAGSRWGRVTAKACNFQGMNLSGLDFSGSVLMESDFTQADLSHARLCGTNFKSAILNQAVLNKVQANQALFVQAQAQGLQIREANLTQSLWAQAHAPEADFRASFLQQAYFAQAVLEQARFEHSQLRYADFSYADCRRARWDGAHFERTQFHRCLLDKAGQEQAAGCLPNDSALHESESWTARYMNLE; the protein is encoded by the coding sequence ATGGACGCCCATGCTTTGCGTTTGCGTATTCGGCAAGGCGAGCCTTTGCTGGGGCTGGATTTCAGTGATCTGTATTTGCCACCGGGTGATTATTCGGGGGCGGTGTTCATCTCTTGCCGCCTGCCGCGAGTGCAGGCCTTGGGCGTCAATCTGGCAGGCAGCCGTTTCCATCAATGTGACTTGAGCGGGGCGGTACTGGACGCCACTGTGCTGGATGGCTGCGCCTTCATGGAATGCCTGCTTGCCGGCCTGTCTTGCAAGCACGTTCAAGCCAGTGAGGTGATGTGGCAGGACTGTGATTTACAGGGGGCGATCTGGCAAGGTGGAGCCTGGAGCGACACCCACTGGGCGGAATGTGTTTTGCAGGCGGGAAACTTCGATCAAGCCCTTTTGCAGCGCTGCACCTGGACCGGTTGCCGTGCAGGGGACTTGTCCTTGCAATCGACCCGTCTGGAAGATGTGGTGGTCACCGAAATGGATTGGCGGGGCAGTGTGCTGGCCGGTAGTCGCTGGGGCAGGGTGACGGCCAAAGCCTGTAATTTCCAGGGCATGAACCTGTCCGGGCTGGATTTCAGCGGCAGTGTCCTGATGGAGTCCGACTTTACTCAAGCGGATCTAAGCCACGCCCGTCTGTGCGGCACCAATTTCAAGTCAGCCATCCTGAATCAGGCCGTGCTGAACAAAGTCCAAGCCAACCAAGCTTTATTCGTTCAGGCGCAGGCCCAGGGGCTGCAGATACGGGAGGCGAATCTGACCCAAAGCCTGTGGGCTCAAGCCCATGCCCCCGAGGCAGATTTTCGTGCTTCCTTTTTGCAGCAAGCCTACTTCGCGCAAGCGGTTCTGGAGCAGGCCCGTTTCGAGCATAGCCAGCTGCGTTATGCCGATTTCTCCTACGCAGATTGCCGCCGTGCCCGCTGGGATGGCGCGCACTTTGAACGTACCCAGTTTCATCGCTGCCTGCTGGACAAGGCCGGGCAAGAACAGGCCGCAGGCTGCCTGCCCAATGACTCGGCTTTGCACGAGTCTGAAAGCTGGACGGCGCGTTACATGAATCTTGAATAA
- the tssB gene encoding type VI secretion system contractile sheath small subunit: MSVKSNSGSGQKFLGRNRAPRVQIEYDVELYGAEHRVQLPFVMGVLADLAGHNTESQPELGERKFMEIDVDNFDDRMKSIAPKLNMQVPNSLKGDGVLGVEVSFDSMDSFSPAELARQIEPLARLLEARTQLANLLTYMDGKSGAEELLSRLLQQPELLRALAGRPPQALTMDESQPDQDSESKA, translated from the coding sequence ATGTCTGTGAAATCCAATTCTGGCAGCGGCCAGAAATTCCTTGGGCGCAATCGGGCTCCGCGTGTGCAAATTGAGTACGACGTTGAACTGTACGGCGCCGAGCATCGTGTGCAACTGCCATTCGTGATGGGTGTGCTGGCTGATCTGGCCGGACACAACACGGAGAGCCAGCCGGAGCTGGGCGAGCGCAAGTTTATGGAAATCGACGTGGACAACTTCGATGACCGCATGAAGTCCATCGCACCCAAGCTGAACATGCAGGTTCCCAACAGCCTGAAGGGCGATGGCGTGCTGGGTGTGGAAGTGTCTTTTGACTCCATGGACAGCTTTTCCCCGGCAGAACTGGCCCGTCAGATAGAACCCCTGGCCCGCTTGCTGGAAGCCCGGACTCAACTGGCGAATTTGCTGACTTATATGGACGGCAAAAGCGGGGCGGAAGAACTGCTGTCCCGCCTGCTTCAGCAACCCGAACTCTTGCGTGCCCTGGCTGGCCGCCCACCCCAGGCCCTGACGATGGACGAGTCCCAGCCCGATCAGGACAGCGAGTCCAAAGCATAA
- the tssC gene encoding type VI secretion system contractile sheath large subunit — MTSTQTLTATRDTAQLDELSSLLQQEFRPKTEQAQQAVEFAVTTLAEQALDQSVTLSDDAYQTIQAVIAQIDQKMTEQINHILHHPEFQRLEGAWRGLHHLVSNTETDELLRIRVMPATKKELARNLKRYKGVAWDQSPLFKKVYEQEYGQFGGEPFGCLVGDYHFDHSPPDVEMLGELARIGAAAHSPFIAGAAPSVMQMESWQELANPRDLTKIFSNTEYAAWQSLRESDDARYLGLAMPRFLARLPYGARTNPVDEFDFEEDTDGASHDRYTWANSAYAMAVNINRSFKHFGWCTAIRGVESGGAVENLPCHTFPTDDGGVDIKCPTEIAISDRREAELAKNGFMPLVHRKNSDFAAFIGAQSLQKPQEYYDADATANARLAARLPYLFACCRFAHYLKCIVRDKIGSFRERDDMERWLNGWIMNYVDGDPTNSSQETKARKPLAAAEVSVQEVPDNPGYYAAKFFLRPHYQLEGLTVSLRLVSRLPSLKGEQN, encoded by the coding sequence ATGACTTCCACCCAGACATTGACCGCAACTCGCGATACGGCCCAGCTGGACGAACTGTCCAGCCTGTTGCAGCAGGAATTTCGTCCTAAAACCGAGCAGGCCCAGCAGGCGGTTGAGTTCGCCGTCACCACGCTGGCCGAGCAGGCTTTGGACCAGTCCGTGACCTTGAGCGACGACGCCTATCAAACCATTCAGGCGGTGATTGCCCAGATCGATCAGAAGATGACCGAACAGATCAATCACATCCTGCATCACCCCGAATTTCAGCGCCTGGAAGGGGCATGGCGCGGCTTGCACCATCTGGTCAGCAATACCGAAACCGATGAGCTGCTGCGTATCCGCGTGATGCCTGCGACCAAGAAAGAGCTGGCACGCAACCTGAAGCGCTACAAAGGCGTGGCCTGGGATCAAAGCCCCTTGTTCAAGAAGGTGTACGAACAGGAATACGGCCAGTTTGGTGGTGAGCCCTTTGGTTGCCTGGTGGGGGATTACCACTTCGACCACAGCCCGCCCGATGTGGAAATGCTGGGTGAGCTGGCTCGCATCGGCGCTGCCGCGCATAGCCCTTTTATCGCCGGAGCTGCACCGTCCGTGATGCAGATGGAGTCCTGGCAGGAGCTGGCCAATCCACGTGATCTGACCAAGATTTTCTCCAATACCGAGTACGCCGCCTGGCAAAGCCTGCGCGAGTCGGATGATGCCCGTTATCTGGGTCTGGCCATGCCGCGTTTTCTGGCACGTTTGCCCTACGGCGCGCGCACCAATCCGGTGGATGAATTCGACTTCGAGGAAGACACCGACGGCGCCAGCCACGACCGCTACACCTGGGCCAACTCGGCCTATGCCATGGCGGTGAATATCAACCGATCCTTCAAGCATTTTGGCTGGTGCACGGCGATTCGCGGTGTGGAGTCGGGCGGTGCGGTCGAGAACCTGCCTTGCCATACCTTCCCCACGGACGATGGCGGTGTGGACATCAAATGCCCCACGGAAATCGCCATCAGTGACCGTCGCGAGGCCGAGCTGGCCAAGAACGGCTTCATGCCTTTGGTACACCGCAAGAACTCGGATTTTGCGGCCTTTATCGGCGCCCAGTCCTTGCAGAAGCCCCAGGAATATTACGACGCAGACGCCACCGCCAATGCCCGTCTGGCCGCACGCCTGCCGTATCTGTTTGCCTGCTGCCGTTTCGCGCATTACCTGAAATGCATTGTGCGCGACAAGATCGGTTCCTTCCGCGAGCGCGACGATATGGAGCGCTGGCTGAACGGCTGGATCATGAATTACGTGGACGGCGACCCGACCAACTCCTCGCAGGAAACCAAGGCGCGCAAGCCATTGGCCGCTGCCGAAGTCTCGGTGCAGGAAGTGCCGGACAACCCCGGTTATTACGCCGCCAAATTCTTCTTGCGCCCGCATTACCAGCTGGAAGGCCTGACGGTTTCCCTGCGCCTGGTGTCCCGCTTGCCGTCACTGAAAGGCGAGCAGAACTGA